The following coding sequences are from one Coffea arabica cultivar ET-39 chromosome 11e, Coffea Arabica ET-39 HiFi, whole genome shotgun sequence window:
- the LOC113729569 gene encoding GEM-like protein 7, whose translation MKIFLDRSRAMMDQVPKQVTGISIASASRSSQRSVNNFLLQYPSNESSKLRQRKAHSVIAKVNKLGDRMEGIREHVRLAPKLTKTVKGKLSLGARILQVGGVEKVFNNNFGTKDDEKLLKASQCYLSTTVGPIAGLLFVSTHKVAFCSERSIKFTSPTGKLLRVYYKVLIPLSKIKRANQSQDVKRPSQKYIQVVTEDNFEFWFMGFLNHQEALKYLEQAIFETQ comes from the exons atgaaaatattcttAGACAGGTCCAGAGCCATGATGGACCAAGTGCCAAAGCAAGTGACTGGAATTTCAATTGCTTCAGCGTCACGCTCTTCTCAAAGATCTGTAAATAATTTTTTGCTGCAGTACCCTTCAAATGAAtcttcaaaactcagacaaa gAAAAGCACATTCAGTGATTGCCAAGGTGAACAAACTTGGGGACAGGATGGAAGGCATCCGAGAGCATG TTCGATTAGCACCAAAGTTAACGAAAACTGTAAAGGGGAAGTTGAGCTTGGGAGCTAGAATTCTTCAAGTAGGTGGAGTGGAAAAGGTGTTCAATAACAATTTTGGTACCAAAGATGATGAGAAATTGTTAAAAGCTTCTCAATGCTACTTATCAACTACAGTTGGTCCAATAGCAGGCTTACTTTTTGTATCTACCCATAAGGTTGCCTTCTGCAGTGAGAGATCGATCAAATTTACATCTCCAACAGGAAAGCTTCTTAGAGTGTATTACAAG GTCTTGATTCCACTTTCGAAGATAAAACGAGCCAACCAAAGTCAAGACGTAAAACGGCCATCACAGAAGTACATACAAGTCGTTACTGAGGACAATTTTGAGTTCTGGTTTATGGGATTCCTAAATCACCAAGAGGCCTTGAAGTATCTTGAGCAGGCAATTTTCGAAACTCAATGA